A stretch of Brassica rapa cultivar Chiifu-401-42 chromosome A08, CAAS_Brap_v3.01, whole genome shotgun sequence DNA encodes these proteins:
- the LOC103834594 gene encoding transcription initiation factor TFIID subunit 10, which yields MNHGQQSGEAKHEDDPALTEFLGSLMDYTPTIPDDLVEHYLAKSGFQCPDVRLIRLVAVATQKFVADVASDALQHCKARPAPVVKDKKQQKDKRLVLTMEDLSKALREYGVNVKHPEYFADSPSTGIDPATREE from the exons ATGAATCACGGCCAACAATCTGGCGAGGCGAAGCATGAAGATGATCCTGCTCTTACAGAGTTCCTTGGGTCTCTCATGGATTACACTCCTACT ATTCCTGATGATCTAGTGGAGCACTACTTGGCTAAGAGTGGGTTTCAGTGCCCTGACGTACGATT AATAAGGCTAGTTGCTGTGGCTACACAAAAGTTTGTTGCAGATGTTGCCAGCGACGCCCTTCA GCACTGCAAGGCTAGACCAGCACCAGTTGTGAAAGACAAAAAACAGCAAAAG GATAAACGTTTAGTATTGACAATGGAAGACCTTTCCAAAGCTTTGCGTGAG TATGGTGTGAACGTGAAGCATCCAGAATATTTTGCTGATAGCCCTTCCACCGGAATTGATCCTGCGACAAGGGAGGAATAG
- the LOC103834595 gene encoding B3 domain-containing protein REM7 isoform X3, producing MVNPPLQSPTNPHFFQPLLPGFDTHLTIPFAFFSKHIQGKTMKKTVKLRSYTSDRTWEVKIDGRRLTRGWNDFAKAHDLRIGDIIIFKHEGDMAFSVTPFGPSCCEIQYTQSHIIKKEADIDDDDEDDNERQYKIRNGLKPKTEPMSSYSFDYCFVSEVTASNLKLDTLYLPVGARSSSALNKRCHEMILVNKEGNSWTASLKFRESGGMYYIRRGWRRFCLDNRRKVGDLFVFNLVGDGKTTPMMCVCPEEECSELVSKHLSRGRRSRKTKKRSKWVASSSSRRNRFLTITLTRYNFISSKFLSRISMGLTSTRR from the exons ATGGTGAATCCACCACTTCAGTCTCCGACCAATCCGCATTTCTTCCAGCCTCTGCTTCCTGGTTTCGACACTCACTTA ACAATACCTTTTGCCTTCTTCTCAAAGCACATACAAGGAAAAACCATGAAAAAAACAGTGAAACTAAGATCATACACTTCAGACAGAACTTGGGAAGTGAAAATAGACGGCCGGAGACTCACCAGAGGGTGGAATGACTTCGCCAAAGCACATGACCTTCGAATAGGCGACATCATTATCTTCAAACACGAAGGAGACATGGCGTTTAGTGTCACTCCTTTCGGTCCTAGCTGTTGTGAGATTCAATATACACAGTCTCACATCATCAAGAAAGAAGCTGacattgatgatgatgacgaagaTGACAATGAGCGTCAGTACAAGATTA GAAATGGTCTAAAACCCAAAACAGAGCCAATGTCTTCCTACTCATTTGACTATTGTTTTGTATCAGAAGTCACTGCTTCAAATCTAAAACTAGACACACTT TATCTTCCTGTGGGAGCTAGGAGTTCAAGTGCTTTGAACAAACGATGCCACGAGATGATACTAGTGAATAAAGAAGGAAACTCATGGACTGCAAGTTTGAAATTTAGAGAGTCAGGCGGAATGTATTACATCAGAAGAGGTTGGAGAAGGTTCTGTCTTGATAACAGACGAAAAGTAGGAGACTTATTTGTGTTTAATCTGGTCGGAGATGGAAAAACTACTCCAATGATGTGTGTTTGTCCTGAAGAAGAGTGTTCTGAACTAGTGAGCAAACACTTGAGCAGAGGGAGACGGAGTAGAAAGACAAAGAAGCGTTCTAAATGGGTAGCTTCATCGTCTTCAAGGCGAAACCGATTCCTCACAATCACTCTTACACGTTACAACTTCATAAGCTCCAAATTT CTTTCACGAATATCAATGGGCTTAACAAGTACAAGGAGATAA
- the LOC103834595 gene encoding B3 domain-containing protein REM7 isoform X1 — MVNPPLQSPTNPHFFQPLLPGFDTHLTIPFAFFSKHIQGKTMKKTVKLRSYTSDRTWEVKIDGRRLTRGWNDFAKAHDLRIGDIIIFKHEGDMAFSVTPFGPSCCEIQYTQSHIIKKEADIDDDDEDDNERQYKIRNGLKPKTEPMSSYSFDYCFVSEVTASNLKLDTLYLPVGARSSSALNKRCHEMILVNKEGNSWTASLKFRESGGMYYIRRGWRRFCLDNRRKVGDLFVFNLVGDGKTTPMMCVCPEEECSELVSKHLSRGRRSRKTKKRSKWVASSSSRRNRFLTITLTRYNFISSKFILPIAFTNINGLNKYKEIILMDKHGVKRLTKLVQDGPHNNRRGLGKGWKLFCEANDVFKIGESFVLELVWEDTVPVLKFCSKVKVETVDV; from the exons ATGGTGAATCCACCACTTCAGTCTCCGACCAATCCGCATTTCTTCCAGCCTCTGCTTCCTGGTTTCGACACTCACTTA ACAATACCTTTTGCCTTCTTCTCAAAGCACATACAAGGAAAAACCATGAAAAAAACAGTGAAACTAAGATCATACACTTCAGACAGAACTTGGGAAGTGAAAATAGACGGCCGGAGACTCACCAGAGGGTGGAATGACTTCGCCAAAGCACATGACCTTCGAATAGGCGACATCATTATCTTCAAACACGAAGGAGACATGGCGTTTAGTGTCACTCCTTTCGGTCCTAGCTGTTGTGAGATTCAATATACACAGTCTCACATCATCAAGAAAGAAGCTGacattgatgatgatgacgaagaTGACAATGAGCGTCAGTACAAGATTA GAAATGGTCTAAAACCCAAAACAGAGCCAATGTCTTCCTACTCATTTGACTATTGTTTTGTATCAGAAGTCACTGCTTCAAATCTAAAACTAGACACACTT TATCTTCCTGTGGGAGCTAGGAGTTCAAGTGCTTTGAACAAACGATGCCACGAGATGATACTAGTGAATAAAGAAGGAAACTCATGGACTGCAAGTTTGAAATTTAGAGAGTCAGGCGGAATGTATTACATCAGAAGAGGTTGGAGAAGGTTCTGTCTTGATAACAGACGAAAAGTAGGAGACTTATTTGTGTTTAATCTGGTCGGAGATGGAAAAACTACTCCAATGATGTGTGTTTGTCCTGAAGAAGAGTGTTCTGAACTAGTGAGCAAACACTTGAGCAGAGGGAGACGGAGTAGAAAGACAAAGAAGCGTTCTAAATGGGTAGCTTCATCGTCTTCAAGGCGAAACCGATTCCTCACAATCACTCTTACACGTTACAACTTCATAAGCTCCAAATTT ATTCTTCCTATAGCTTTCACGAATATCAATGGGCTTAACAAGTACAAGGAGATAATCTTGATGGACAAACATGGTGTGAAGCGATTAACGAAGCTGGTGCAAGATGGACCACACAATAATAGAAGAGGATTGGGGAAAGGATGGAAACTTTTCTGTGAAGCTAATGATGTATTCAAGATTGGCGAGTCTTTTGTGTTGGAGTTGGTGTGGGAAGACACAGTTCCTGTTCTCAAGTTTTGTTCCAAGGTCAAAGTCGAAACAGTTGATGTCTGA
- the LOC103834595 gene encoding B3 domain-containing protein REM7 isoform X2, protein MVNPPLQSPTNPHFFQPLLPGFDTHLTIPFAFFSKHIQGKTMKKTVKLRSYTSDRTWEVKIDGRRLTRGWNDFAKAHDLRIGDIIIFKHEGDMAFSVTPFGPSCCEIQYTQSHIIKKEADIDDDDEDDNERNGLKPKTEPMSSYSFDYCFVSEVTASNLKLDTLYLPVGARSSSALNKRCHEMILVNKEGNSWTASLKFRESGGMYYIRRGWRRFCLDNRRKVGDLFVFNLVGDGKTTPMMCVCPEEECSELVSKHLSRGRRSRKTKKRSKWVASSSSRRNRFLTITLTRYNFISSKFILPIAFTNINGLNKYKEIILMDKHGVKRLTKLVQDGPHNNRRGLGKGWKLFCEANDVFKIGESFVLELVWEDTVPVLKFCSKVKVETVDV, encoded by the exons ATGGTGAATCCACCACTTCAGTCTCCGACCAATCCGCATTTCTTCCAGCCTCTGCTTCCTGGTTTCGACACTCACTTA ACAATACCTTTTGCCTTCTTCTCAAAGCACATACAAGGAAAAACCATGAAAAAAACAGTGAAACTAAGATCATACACTTCAGACAGAACTTGGGAAGTGAAAATAGACGGCCGGAGACTCACCAGAGGGTGGAATGACTTCGCCAAAGCACATGACCTTCGAATAGGCGACATCATTATCTTCAAACACGAAGGAGACATGGCGTTTAGTGTCACTCCTTTCGGTCCTAGCTGTTGTGAGATTCAATATACACAGTCTCACATCATCAAGAAAGAAGCTGacattgatgatgatgacgaagaTGACAATGAGC GAAATGGTCTAAAACCCAAAACAGAGCCAATGTCTTCCTACTCATTTGACTATTGTTTTGTATCAGAAGTCACTGCTTCAAATCTAAAACTAGACACACTT TATCTTCCTGTGGGAGCTAGGAGTTCAAGTGCTTTGAACAAACGATGCCACGAGATGATACTAGTGAATAAAGAAGGAAACTCATGGACTGCAAGTTTGAAATTTAGAGAGTCAGGCGGAATGTATTACATCAGAAGAGGTTGGAGAAGGTTCTGTCTTGATAACAGACGAAAAGTAGGAGACTTATTTGTGTTTAATCTGGTCGGAGATGGAAAAACTACTCCAATGATGTGTGTTTGTCCTGAAGAAGAGTGTTCTGAACTAGTGAGCAAACACTTGAGCAGAGGGAGACGGAGTAGAAAGACAAAGAAGCGTTCTAAATGGGTAGCTTCATCGTCTTCAAGGCGAAACCGATTCCTCACAATCACTCTTACACGTTACAACTTCATAAGCTCCAAATTT ATTCTTCCTATAGCTTTCACGAATATCAATGGGCTTAACAAGTACAAGGAGATAATCTTGATGGACAAACATGGTGTGAAGCGATTAACGAAGCTGGTGCAAGATGGACCACACAATAATAGAAGAGGATTGGGGAAAGGATGGAAACTTTTCTGTGAAGCTAATGATGTATTCAAGATTGGCGAGTCTTTTGTGTTGGAGTTGGTGTGGGAAGACACAGTTCCTGTTCTCAAGTTTTGTTCCAAGGTCAAAGTCGAAACAGTTGATGTCTGA
- the LOC103834597 gene encoding indole glucosinolate O-methyltransferase 1 has protein sequence MINHLQGLLNSHLNPGLTKQEEQADQEMMSLQALKITTTLAFPMVFKAALELGVFDTIAANGKDAWLSSSEIAFGLPTKPTNPEAPMLLDRMLRLLVSHSVLKCRIVETGENNLTGKIQMVYAAEPVCTLFLKHGHESGSLMSLFMVHHSQVFFETWTHLKDLIQEGKDTFISAHGMRIFEYIGLNEQFACMFNHAMSESSTMIMKKILEVYRGFEDIKTLVDIGGGLGTTLNLVTSKYPHIKGINFDLDMVLAQAPLYQGVEHVAGDMFIEVSKGDAIFMKWILHDWADEDCVKILKNCWRSLPEKGKVIIVDIVTPIEPKHDDIFSNIVFSMDMLMLTHCSGGKERSFSQFEALATASGFLNCEIICIAFSHCVIEFHK, from the exons ATGATAAACCATCTTCAAGGTCTTTTAAACAGTCACTTGAATCCCGGTCTAACCAAACAAGAAGAACAAGCTGACCAAGAAATGATGAGCTTACAAGCATTGAAGATCACAACCACATTGGCTTTCCCCATGGTTTTCAAAGCTGCTTTAGAGCTAGGCGTCTTTGACACAATTGCTGCCAACGGCAAAGATGCGTGGCTCTCGTCTTCAGAAATAGCTTTTGGTCTACCAACCAAGCCCACCAACCCGGAGGCGCCAATGTTGCTAGACCGGATGTTACGGTTACTCGTCAGCCACTCGGTCTTGAAGTGTCGTATAGTTGAAACCGGAGAAAACAATCTAACTGGAAAGATCCAAATGGTATATGCAGCCGAGCCGGTTTGCACGCTTTTCTTAAAACATGGTCATGAGTCGGGTTCACTCATGTCCCTATTCATGGTGCACCATAGCCAAGTCTTTTTCGAAACTTG GACACATTTGAAAGATCTGATACAAGAAGGAAAAGATACATTCATTTCTGCTCATGGCATGAGGATCTTTGAATACATCGGTTTGAATGAACAATTCGCTTGTATGTTTAACCATGCAATGTCAGAATCTTCTACCATGATCATGAAGAAGATTTTAGAAGTTTACAGAGGATTCGAAGATATTAAAACTTTGGTGGATATTGGAGGAGGACTTGGCACCACACTAAATCTGGTTACTTCCAAGTATCCTCATATTAAGGGTATCAATTTCGACTTAGACATGGTTTTAGCTCAAGCTCCTCTTTATCAAG GTGTGGAGCATGTAGCAGGAGATATGTTTATAGAAGTTTCAAAAGGAGATGCTATCTTTATGAAA TGGATACTACATGACTGGGCAGATGAAGATTGTGTAAAGATTCTAAAAAACTGTTGGAGAAGTCTTCCTGAAAAGGGAAAAGTCATAATAGTAGACATTGTTACACCAATAGAACCAAAACATGACGACATTTTCTCCAACATTGTTTTCAGCATGGACATGTTGATGTTAACACACTGTTCAGGTGGTAAAGAGAGGTCTTTCTCTCAGTTTGAAGCTTTAGCCACTGCTTCAGGTTTTCTTAACTGTGAAATCATTTGTATTGCATTTTCACATTGTGTTATTGAATTCCACAAATAG